From one Thermoplasmata archaeon genomic stretch:
- a CDS encoding DUF2080 family transposase-associated protein: MTPFGTSAKVDCPKEHLGRTVYLVII; encoded by the coding sequence GTGACGCCTTTCGGCACCAGCGCCAAGGTTGATTGCCCCAAAGAACATCTTGGAAGAACTGTTTACCTGGTGATAATTTGA